Proteins encoded within one genomic window of Brienomyrus brachyistius isolate T26 chromosome 22, BBRACH_0.4, whole genome shotgun sequence:
- the tsen54 gene encoding tRNA-splicing endonuclease subunit Sen54 isoform X2, giving the protein MAESDASISSSSDIFYNELLSPSELFAARSRSHKIPARGQKEFLPDGSARQRERLQHSLEEHWSLISEERVERLGTLVKGEWIPSKNVVVLKSPAGKFWQTMGFSEHGKQLLLPEEALYLMECGSVQVFLHDLPLSVQEGYEMFLSKDTVNLLQYQVFSHLKRLGYVVSRFDRSSVPSHYARRLNLPPEQDGHGRQLKRKRSPPPRLPDGQGGVAGESPEMRGGEPKSQRVDPEDGAAGLSKPEAERMVEDVPDVIPSGVPERTWWVEGGADLPQSPTRPRHHGWDWETITFPDLGARRCQPALAAPDPSLLPGGLSVGVCAVEPWLRRLNLRPERLSRRERERERSRYRRDVNDDREVRHCLSWAEYHELLRRRRGRRDRPEHLWEGKVTPLLQPGQHTTAGDVLDKIGIVGASRLLDGAAGLDDPDGWKISFDVFQPDTVAEFKKSNPGRPYSRLCVCSFEGPVPDLRVLKQLAFQSGDVPVTFAVVDHGDISFYCFKDFQLPTDTSH; this is encoded by the exons ATGGCGGAATCCGATGCTTCTATTTCCAGCTCTTCGGACATTTTTTACAATGAATTACTCAG CCCCTCCGAGCTGTTCGCCGCGCGCTCCCGGAGTCACAAAATACCGGCGCGCGGCCAGAAGGAGTTCCTGCCGGACGGGTCCGCGCGCCAGCGCGAGAGGCTGCAGCATAGCCTGGAGGAGCATTGGAGCCTCATCTCTGAGGAGCGCGTGGAGAGGCT AGGAACCCTGGTCAAGGGTGAATGGATTCCCAGCAAGAATGTGGTGGTGCTGAAGTCACCAGCG GGGAAGTTTTGGCAAACAATGGGATTCTCCGAACACGGGAAGCAGCTTCTCCTCCCTGAAGAGGCCCTTTACCTCATGGAATGT GGCAGCGTCCAGGTGTTCCTCCACGATCTGCCTCTGTCCGTACAGGAAGGGTACGAAATGTTTCTCTCCAAAGACACTGTGAATTTGCTGCAATACCAG GTGTTTAGTCATCTGAAAAGGCTGGGCTATGTGGTGAGCAGATTCGACCGCAG TAGCGTCCCATCTCACTATGCGAGACGGCTGAACCTTCCCCCGGAGCAAGATGGCCATGGAAGGCAGCTCAAACGGAAACGCAGCCCTCCGCCCCG GCTGCCTGATGGACAGGGAGGAGTTGCGGGGGAATCCCCAGAGATGCGTGGCGGTGAGCCCAAGAGCCAGAGGGTCGATCCAGAGGACGGGGCAGCGGGCTTATCCAAGCCAGAGGCAGAAAGGATGGTGGAAGACGTCCCCGACGTAATCCCCAGCGGGGTCCCCGAGAGGACAtggtgggtggaggggggtgcAGATCTCCCGCAGAGCCCAACGCGACCCCGACACCACGGCTGGGACTGGGAAACCATCACGTTCCCCGACCTGGGTGCCCGCAGATGCCAGCCTGCCTTGGCTGCCCCTGACCCATCCCTGCTGCCCGGGGGGCTCTCAGTGGGCGTCTGCGCCGTGGAGCCCTGGCTGCGGAGGCTGAACCTGCGGCCAGAGCGCCTGTCACGACGGGAAAGAGAGCGGGAGAGAAGCCGGTACCGCCGCGACGTCAATGACGACAGGGAGGTGCGGCACTGCCTGAGCTGGGCGGAGTACCACGAGCTGCTGAGGAGGAGGCGGGGCCGCCGCGATAGGCCGGAACATCTGTGGGAGGGAAAGGTCACGCCCCTTCTCCAGCCAGGACAGCACACCACAGCAG GGGACGTCCTGGATAAGATTGGCATCGTCGGAGCCTCCCGCCTGCTGGATGGTGCAGCCGG TTTAGACGACCCTGATGGGTGGAAGATCAGCTTCGATGTCTTTCAGCCTGACACTGTGGCAGAGTTTAAGAAGTCGAACCCGGGGAGGCCTTACtcccgtctgtgtgtgtgcag ttTTGAAGGCCCTGTGCCTGACCTGCGGGTGCTGAAACAGCTGGCTTTCCAGAGTGGGGATGTGCCGGTGACGTTTGCAGTGGTGGACCATGGAGACATCTCCTTTTACTGCTTCAAGGACTTCCAGCTGCCAACTGATACCTCACACTGA
- the tsen54 gene encoding tRNA-splicing endonuclease subunit Sen54 isoform X1, giving the protein MAESDASISSSSDIFYNELLSPSELFAARSRSHKIPARGQKEFLPDGSARQRERLQHSLEEHWSLISEERVERLGTLVKGEWIPSKNVVVLKSPAGKFWQTMGFSEHGKQLLLPEEALYLMECGSVQVFLHDLPLSVQEGYEMFLSKDTVNLLQYQVRLAPQSNMQCRCTLPLSGFMQCKSVSSLKVFSHLKRLGYVVSRFDRSSVPSHYARRLNLPPEQDGHGRQLKRKRSPPPRLPDGQGGVAGESPEMRGGEPKSQRVDPEDGAAGLSKPEAERMVEDVPDVIPSGVPERTWWVEGGADLPQSPTRPRHHGWDWETITFPDLGARRCQPALAAPDPSLLPGGLSVGVCAVEPWLRRLNLRPERLSRRERERERSRYRRDVNDDREVRHCLSWAEYHELLRRRRGRRDRPEHLWEGKVTPLLQPGQHTTAGDVLDKIGIVGASRLLDGAAGLDDPDGWKISFDVFQPDTVAEFKKSNPGRPYSRLCVCSFEGPVPDLRVLKQLAFQSGDVPVTFAVVDHGDISFYCFKDFQLPTDTSH; this is encoded by the exons ATGGCGGAATCCGATGCTTCTATTTCCAGCTCTTCGGACATTTTTTACAATGAATTACTCAG CCCCTCCGAGCTGTTCGCCGCGCGCTCCCGGAGTCACAAAATACCGGCGCGCGGCCAGAAGGAGTTCCTGCCGGACGGGTCCGCGCGCCAGCGCGAGAGGCTGCAGCATAGCCTGGAGGAGCATTGGAGCCTCATCTCTGAGGAGCGCGTGGAGAGGCT AGGAACCCTGGTCAAGGGTGAATGGATTCCCAGCAAGAATGTGGTGGTGCTGAAGTCACCAGCG GGGAAGTTTTGGCAAACAATGGGATTCTCCGAACACGGGAAGCAGCTTCTCCTCCCTGAAGAGGCCCTTTACCTCATGGAATGT GGCAGCGTCCAGGTGTTCCTCCACGATCTGCCTCTGTCCGTACAGGAAGGGTACGAAATGTTTCTCTCCAAAGACACTGTGAATTTGCTGCAATACCAGGTGAGACTGGCACCTCAGAGCAACATGCAGTGCAGATGTACTCTTCCACTTAGCGGGTTCATGCAGTGCAAGTCTGTCTCTTCCCTGAAGGTGTTTAGTCATCTGAAAAGGCTGGGCTATGTGGTGAGCAGATTCGACCGCAG TAGCGTCCCATCTCACTATGCGAGACGGCTGAACCTTCCCCCGGAGCAAGATGGCCATGGAAGGCAGCTCAAACGGAAACGCAGCCCTCCGCCCCG GCTGCCTGATGGACAGGGAGGAGTTGCGGGGGAATCCCCAGAGATGCGTGGCGGTGAGCCCAAGAGCCAGAGGGTCGATCCAGAGGACGGGGCAGCGGGCTTATCCAAGCCAGAGGCAGAAAGGATGGTGGAAGACGTCCCCGACGTAATCCCCAGCGGGGTCCCCGAGAGGACAtggtgggtggaggggggtgcAGATCTCCCGCAGAGCCCAACGCGACCCCGACACCACGGCTGGGACTGGGAAACCATCACGTTCCCCGACCTGGGTGCCCGCAGATGCCAGCCTGCCTTGGCTGCCCCTGACCCATCCCTGCTGCCCGGGGGGCTCTCAGTGGGCGTCTGCGCCGTGGAGCCCTGGCTGCGGAGGCTGAACCTGCGGCCAGAGCGCCTGTCACGACGGGAAAGAGAGCGGGAGAGAAGCCGGTACCGCCGCGACGTCAATGACGACAGGGAGGTGCGGCACTGCCTGAGCTGGGCGGAGTACCACGAGCTGCTGAGGAGGAGGCGGGGCCGCCGCGATAGGCCGGAACATCTGTGGGAGGGAAAGGTCACGCCCCTTCTCCAGCCAGGACAGCACACCACAGCAG GGGACGTCCTGGATAAGATTGGCATCGTCGGAGCCTCCCGCCTGCTGGATGGTGCAGCCGG TTTAGACGACCCTGATGGGTGGAAGATCAGCTTCGATGTCTTTCAGCCTGACACTGTGGCAGAGTTTAAGAAGTCGAACCCGGGGAGGCCTTACtcccgtctgtgtgtgtgcag ttTTGAAGGCCCTGTGCCTGACCTGCGGGTGCTGAAACAGCTGGCTTTCCAGAGTGGGGATGTGCCGGTGACGTTTGCAGTGGTGGACCATGGAGACATCTCCTTTTACTGCTTCAAGGACTTCCAGCTGCCAACTGATACCTCACACTGA
- the LOC125718177 gene encoding UBA-like domain-containing protein 2: MSVNMDELRHQVMINQFVLTAGCAADQAKQLLQAAHWQFETALSSFFQEVNIPGHTHQMMCTPRNTPATPPSFPDAIAMFSQLRATDSPTSAACSLPGPASPHPCPHHHAPVWPPAAQAGPVQQTHTLPALHSQR; the protein is encoded by the exons ATGTCGGTAAATATGGACGAACTCCGGCACCAGGTGATGATCAACCAGTTTGTTTTGACCGCTGGCTGCGCCGCCGACCAAGCGAAACAACTACTCCAAGCGGCGCACTGGCAGTTCgag ACTGCTCTGAGTTCGTTCTTCCAAGAAGTCAACATCCCAGGTCATACCCACCAGATG ATGTGCACGCCCCGCAACACGCCGGCCACGCCCCCCAGCTTCCCAGACGCCATCGCCATGTTCTCCCAGCTACGTGCGACAGATTCCCCGACTTCCGCAGCCTGTTCCTTGCCTGGCCCTGCCTCGCCACATCCCTGTCCACATCACCACGCCCCAGTGTGGCCGCCTGCTGCTCAGGCCGGGCCTGTCCAGCAAACACACACCTTACCCGCTCTGCACAGCCAGAGATGA